Proteins encoded by one window of Magnetococcales bacterium:
- a CDS encoding type II toxin-antitoxin system HicA family toxin: MNGNEFIKKIRRYGKKNALTVTLVQKRGKGSHSLLYLGARRTTIRNLFDELKSGTLTGMLRQLGLTRDDI; this comes from the coding sequence ATGAACGGCAACGAATTCATCAAAAAAATTCGCAGGTACGGTAAAAAAAATGCCCTGACTGTGACGCTGGTCCAAAAACGTGGCAAAGGATCTCACAGTTTGTTGTATCTCGGAGCCAGGCGCACAACCATACGCAACCTGTTCGATGAATTGAAATCCGGGACACTGACCGGCATGCTGAGGCAACTTGGCTTGACTCGTGACGACATTTGA
- a CDS encoding HypC/HybG/HupF family hydrogenase formation chaperone has protein sequence MCLAIPMKIIAIEEDGLTGTVDLDGIRYPVGLMLVENPSIGDYVIVHAGYAIEKLDTVEADARLALFDSLAEVYRRESGQEVALVAPLQPGTGES, from the coding sequence ATGTGTCTTGCCATTCCCATGAAAATCATTGCCATCGAAGAAGACGGGCTGACTGGAACGGTGGACCTGGATGGTATCCGGTACCCGGTCGGCTTGATGCTGGTCGAAAACCCGTCCATTGGCGATTACGTCATCGTCCATGCGGGATATGCCATCGAAAAACTGGACACGGTTGAAGCCGATGCCCGCCTGGCACTGTTCGACTCCCTGGCCGAAGTCTATCGCCGGGAGAGCGGTCAGGAAGTGGCCTTGGTGGCCCCTTTGCAACCGGGCACGGGTGAGTCGTGA
- a CDS encoding type II toxin-antitoxin system HicB family antitoxin — protein sequence MEQYTYPVTLTPDTEAGGFVVTFRDVPEAITQGESFDEALSEAADCLEEAFAGRICHKEPLPIPTPLEKGEFLVAVPAQTAMKAAIHQAVMDAGISKVELAKRLGVDEKEARRILDPKYGTKLPLLERALAVVGKRLVVSIQNAA from the coding sequence ATGGAACAATACACCTATCCAGTCACTTTGACTCCAGACACAGAGGCTGGTGGATTTGTGGTCACGTTTCGTGATGTTCCCGAGGCCATTACCCAGGGGGAAAGTTTCGATGAAGCCTTGTCCGAGGCAGCAGACTGCCTGGAAGAGGCTTTCGCCGGGCGTATCTGCCACAAGGAACCATTGCCAATCCCAACTCCTCTCGAAAAGGGAGAGTTCCTGGTCGCGGTTCCCGCTCAAACGGCCATGAAAGCGGCTATCCACCAGGCGGTCATGGATGCTGGTATTTCCAAAGTGGAATTGGCCAAAAGACTTGGCGTTGACGAAAAAGAGGCACGACGCATTCTCGACCCAAAATATGGGACCAAACTGCCCCTGCTGGAACGCGCCCTGGCTGTGGTCGGCAAGCGTCTGGTGGTCTCAATCCAGAATGCAGCTTGA